The following nucleotide sequence is from Triticum dicoccoides isolate Atlit2015 ecotype Zavitan chromosome 7B, WEW_v2.0, whole genome shotgun sequence.
GAGACCGAGTTCAACCCAGAGAGTAAATtcttgtcatctcagctcactaggaaaataagatctcacaaggatatgaagGGAGTTAACTGAAGGATTTCCAATGAATTAGATGCAGGGAAATGCAAAAAATTACAGAGAAAAGAAAAGACACCTAGAcggagtttttttgaaaggggaactagCATGCATGAGATAAATGCAAGATAACAAAGAAAcaacagagaacttcatctagaattggtcggcgacaaagtcacctatgttagagtatattgacttgagtcaagtgaagacacttgatcataggccatactcatcgtttaagctcaaaatggggttgccattttttgtttaagcatttttaTGTActctcatcttgttgagttgctttgacccatgtcttggcgttaagcttctctaagatggaatgacataccttgggtggtggtgatgaacttggtcatgtagttgaacttgtgtagggtgctcaagttgatgtagatcatcaagagtcgggagcaccacttgtagttgaagttcatcttcctacatgggttagtcttgcaagaaagagcacttgtgtatccaaagtgacaatcatgaaatttgaataCCAATTGAAAATTGATAtatggaatttgtcaaaggatatattgaatggattcgtgcttccttgtcttcatccaccattgtagagacttggagatgtagagattaCTTAAAgtgtgattgagttgcaatctcatagagttgggcttatccaagtacctacaaggattAGATAGCATACAAGAGTACAAgagtatccaagacatatgatcatcatcataagagaatcgTCAGGGATTAGTCAtagtaaggctcatgccttgcatgcatccacttggagtttctactccaaatttgaggcatcaatgatgttcaattcacctctcaacctgcaaaacactttctcatcaagtggtttagtgaatatatccaccaattgcttgtcggtatgaacatgcttaagtttgatatctcccttagcaacatgatcttgaatgaaatgatgacgaacttcaatatgtttatttcgagaatgttgcacgggattatgagaaatcttaatagcactctcattgtcgcaaagaaatggaacatgtttcacatatatcccataatctttaagagtttgggtcatccaaagtaattgagcacaacatgaaccagcggcaatgtattccgcttcggcggtggataaggataccgattttgtttcttggaggaccaagacacaagagatctaccaagaaattgacaagtacccgaagtggactttctatcaaccttgtcaccggcatagtccgagtcggagtagccaacaagatcaaaagaagacctcttaggataccaaatgccaaaatttggtgtatgtattaagtatctcactatccttttcacagccctaagatgacactctttgggggctgctcgatatcgtgcacacatgcacacacttagcatgatatcgggatgggaggcacaaagatataacaatgaaccaataagagcagtaaaccttttggtcaaccggttcgccatcctttgtcaagtcaagatgtccactagtaggcatgggggtattcatacctttgcattcttgcatgttgaacttcttgaataagtccttggtatacttagtttgagagataaaggttccctccttagttcGCTTGATTTGCAaatcaagaaagaacttgagttcactcatcatagacatctcaaacttctccgacataagcttcccaaacttctcactaaaatgagggttagttgatccaaaaatgatatcatcaacataaatttggcacacaaataattctttaTTAACCCTTTTGGTAaggagtgtagaatcaattttaccaatttcaaaccctttatcaagaagaaacttagtcaagcatttataccaagctctaggagcttgcttaagaccataaagagctttgtgaagtttgtaaacatgattgggtttcttaggattaaaaaagctgggaggttgtttaacataaacttcctcctcaatttcaccattaagaaaagcacttttgatgtccatttgatataaggtaatgtcatgatgattggcataagcaagtaagatgtgaatggactcaattctagcaacgggggcataagtctcaccatagtccataccttcaacttgagtgtagccttgagcaacaagacgagccttgttgtgtacaacttgtccatctttatCTTGCTTGTTCCGAAATACCCATttagttccaatgacattgtgcttctcatcgggcttctcaaccaatgtccacacttggctcCTGTCAAAGTTGTATAGCTCTTTGTGcacggcatttatccaatccggatcttctaatgcatcttcaaccttcataggttcaatgctagaaacgaatgagtaatgttcacaaaagttagccaaatgagttttagagtgagtaattctcccagtttgaatgtcatcaaagatttgttcgacgggatgatctcttgagactcttgctcaaactcgtgatagcttttgtttgggtcggggtagaacatcctcttcattgtcatgttcttcttcttatctttcttcgttgttgttggcatggttgttctcccgtggaggtggagaagggGGTCGTCGAGGTTCATCTTGGGATGTGTTGGTTTCGTCAAATCCCGCCCGTCACCTGTTTACAGTGTAAAGGGATACCGTTACATGCGTTTGGTGAGACACCTCTGTAATCATGTCCCTCTGTAATCAGTTTCGGGCTAGCTATTAATTGATACCCCCCACCCCCACTGGTAAGGTTTCCTTACCGCTCCCGACTCAGCTCCTCCCCCACGACTCACTCCTCCCCTAgatctcgccgcgccgccgcctcccttcgAGCCCCGCGCTGCCGCACCGCCGCCTCCCCTCAAGTCCAGTGATGCCGCGTCGCCACCTCCCCTAGACTCCCTTCGGTCCTCTCCTCCTAGTCCAACCGCCGGGATCGACCTTGTCACATCAGTCGCCGGGGACGACCTCGCTAGCCGCCTCAAACGCTGATGAGGGTGGACCATTGAAGCCGCCTACGAGGAGCAACAAGGCCAATTTGCCCATCTCCGGATCGATCTCTTCCTCCTCCATCAACCTCCTACTGAAGATCTCAAGGTTAGGGTTACTAATCCAGCTGTTCTTGATCTTCAAGTACAAAAATATGTGTTCTTGATCTTTTATAGGTTGATGTCTAGCACATATTTCCATCCCGTAGCTTCACCCATCACCATCACTCCATCAGAGAGCTATGTTTTTTCCATCCCGTAGCTTCACCCATCACCATCAAAGAGTTGGTTTTCTGTGTAGCCAATTTCCCATCATCTATCATGTATTGAGTGCGCCACTAGAACCGGAAGCCCACTGACTTGAGACTATTCAAACCAGAATGTTATTAATCTCTAGTCTACGATTTTTTTGTCTATATGCGCCGATTTGCTTTTATTAGTGGATGACTAATGGAGTATAATTGGTGCTCTGTCCTTTCTATTTTTGTGATGTGTTCTTGATCTCTCTAGTTAGGTAACTAGGCAAATAGATGAATTAGGTTGGGTGATCACGAAAAGGAAGGAAGGTGTCTTGTTCGATGCATGTTCCTGTTGTCAATTGGACCATCTTCTTTAGCTTTCTGATGTGAAGGCATATCCTGATACTTGGAACTTTGCATGACCAGTAGATCGACGGTGATATCCACATGCATATCAGCTAGATATTGGTTGACTGTTCCTCTAGTTTTCTGATATGCAATTTTCCTATCCATATGCAGCAGTTGTATTTGTATATGACTTAATTAGGCTTCTGATGTGCAAGTTTTTTTGAATCCATTGTACCTTTACATGACAAATGCATGTGCAAGTTTTTTCGTCATCCTAAAATCTATCCAGTTTCTTGTTTTGTACTATCACCAATTTTTAAGAAAGAAAGTCATACCAACCTTAAATAGGTATATTTTCCTTATGCAGTTATGGCTCGTCTTCCTTTAAGTGCGAGGGGTGGAAGGAgaaatgcaatatttttgaatctgACCACTTCCATTATGCTTGTATACTATTATGTGTGGTTCATGTTTGCATTAGCTTATAGGAGAAAATGTTGGCAAATAGGAAGGAGAATTAAAATTAGAGAGTTAAGGGGAGAGAACTTGTATCGACTCATTGGTGAGAGCGACGCTATGTGTATAAGTCAACTTCTTATGGATAGGAGAACATTTCATATATTATGTGAGATGGTGAGAGATGTTGGTGGTCTAAAGGGTACAAGGAACACACCATTAGAGGAGATAGTGGCATCATTCTTGTATGTGTTATCACACCATCTCAAAAATAGGACAGTAGGAAAATTCTTCTATCGAAGCCCTAAGCCAATTAGTAGAAACTTCAACGCTTGTCTTCCAGCTGTCTTGAAGCTGCACCATGTGCTACTTAAGAAGCCTGAACCTATACCCGAGGATTGTACCGATGATAAGTGGAAGTATTTCAAGGTAAATAGCTACTAATAAAAAATATTATTAGATGATCTCAATAGTGGTAAAAGATGCTAATATTTGCACATTGCTCTTTATGTTGTAGAATTGCCTTGGAGCATTAGATGGCACACACATAGGCGTAACAGTCCCAGCTAATTTGAAAGGAAGGTATCGATCAAGCTTGGGTGATATAGATACAAATGTGTTAGGTGTATGTGCACCTGACATGCAATTCATCTACATATTACCCGGTTGGGAAGGTTCTGCACGTGATGGTCGGGTTCTTAGGGATGCCATCTCACGGCCAAATGGGTTGCGTGTCCCCGAAGGCCAATATTATCTTGTAGATGCTGGCTACACAAACGCAAAAGGATTTTTAGCTCCATATCGAGGTCAAAGGTATCACTTGGGTGGTTGGACACCACAAAATCCACCTCGTAGCGCAGAAGAATATCTCAACATGCGCCACGCTAGAGCCCGAAATATAGTAGAAAGGTGCTTTGGAAGGCTGAAGGGCCGGTGGGGGATTTTGAGGTCTCCTTCCTTTTTTCCCATGAAGACTCATCATGGCATGCGCACTCTTGCATAATCTTATATTGCAAAAGATGTTTGTCGACCCACTTGATATCAACGAGCCAATAATACAAGAAACATTAGAAGACATGGAGGAAGAATTGAAACAACCAGAATTCATCACTTCTATCTCAACTTCGAATGAGTGGACAATTTTTCGGAATGAACTTGCTCAGGGCATGTATAATAGACATAGGGGTGCTTGGGCGCATTGAGGTATAAGTTATTTCTATTTGTTCCCTTCTATATATATTTCCATCTCATTTACATTTGTTTCCTTTCAATTATATTTGCGAACTACAATTGCATCTCGTTTGCATTTGTTCTCTTTCATATATATTTGCCATCTCATTTGTACCCATTCTTGCTTGTGCAGATATGGACCGTGTGGATAGCTTGAGCACGACTCGTGGAAGAGGCAAGAATAAAAGGAATTGGTCTTCCGATGAGGACGATGAGCTTATTAAAGCTTTGTATGTGTTATCTTTGGACCCGAGGTGGAAAGCTGATGGTGCCTTCAAGGGTGGATACCTGGGGATATTGGAAAAGCATCTTGCTGAAAAGTGTCCAGGCCGTGGTATCACTGCATCTCCGCACATTGAATCAAGATTGAGGCACTTCAGGAAGAAATTTGGTGCCGTTGAAGTAATGCTATCCAAAAGTGGTTTCACATGGGATGGAAGTCTAAAGATGATTCAGTGCGAGAAGGCACAATATGAAGCTCATTGTCAGGTAGATCACTTGAACCACTAAAACTGAATTCCTTAGTAATGCTTTGTGCTGAATTTCCTTGCTATTGTACC
It contains:
- the LOC119336046 gene encoding protein ALP1-like isoform X1: MARLPLSARGGRRNAIFLNLTTSIMLVYYYVWFMFALAYRRKCWQIGRRIKIRELRGENLYRLIGESDAMCISQLLMDRRTFHILCEMVRDVGGLKGTRNTPLEEIVASFLYVLSHHLKNRTVGKFFYRSPKPISRNFNACLPAVLKLHHVLLKKPEPIPEDCTDDKWKYFKNCLGALDGTHIGVTVPANLKGRYRSSLGDIDTNVLGVCAPDMQFIYILPGWEGSARDGRVLRDAISRPNGLRVPEGQYYLVDAGYTNAKGFLAPYRGQRYHLGGWTPQNPPRSAEEYLNMRHARARNIVERCFGRLKGRWGILRSPSFFPMKTHHGMRTLA